One window of the Salvia splendens isolate huo1 chromosome 1, SspV2, whole genome shotgun sequence genome contains the following:
- the LOC121752947 gene encoding linoleate 13S-lipoxygenase 2-1, chloroplastic-like produces MMLSKTHNFLKSHCLTTQTIPPKLHNHFRSGDGNVSSSIPIPRRSKPRNLRLRRASTGVKASVLAQVEKSTSVKVVITVLETVGGPLSHLGISQGLDGLTDLLGRTLQVELVAAELDEKTGEEKATLQSFARKSGEHENEIYYESNFEIPDDFGEIGAVKLENEHRQEMFVKNIALDGFPSGIINIHCDSWIHSQFESPEKRVFFSNTSYLPSETPSGLRRLREKDLVAQRGDGEGERKNSDRIYDYDVYNDLGDPDADPELARPVLGGPEHPYPRRCRTGRPRTKADPLSETRADDPYVPRDEAFSQVKQATFQAKTVYSVVHALIPSLRTYATDPDQGFPFFSAIDSLFNEGVHLPDIPTTGFLGNIIPRLVRSISEAGNSVLRFETPEFVDRDRLAWFRDAEFARQTLAGINPCAIQLVTEWPLKSNLDPEVYGPTESEISKDMVEKEIRGFCTLEDAIKDKKLFVLDYHDLLLPYVERVRELKGTTLYGSRTLFFLMPSGTLRPLAIELTRPKIGDKPHWNRVFLPSWEPTGIWLWRLAKSHVLAHDSGYHQLISHWLRTHCCVEPYIIATHRQLSAMHPIYRLLHPHLRYTMEINALARQALINANGIIESAFSPGKYSIELSSVAYDLLWQFDLQALPADLINRGMAVEDPSAPHGVKLVIEDYPYANDGLLIWDAIKEWVSDYVPQYYTDASLIQSDTELQAWWTEIKTVGHGDKKDEPWWPELKTPDDLIGILTTIIWTASGHHAAVNFGQFDYGAYFPNRPTTARVPMPVEDPSPEGKKKFLERPEAFLLECFPSQLQATVILTILDVLSNHSPDEEYIGGQIEPYWEDNKVIKAAFERFHGKLMEIEGIIDARNADLSLKNRSGAGVVPYELLKPYSGPGVTGKGVPNSISI; encoded by the exons ATGATGCTAAGCAAAACCCACAATTTCCTCAAATCCCATTGCTTAACAACTCAAACCATACCTCCAAAATTACACAACCATTTTCGCTCCGGCGATGGAAATGTTTCATCTTCCATTCCGATCCCCCGCCGCTCTAAACCTAGGAATCTCCGGCTTCGCCGCGCTTCCACCGGCGTAAAAGCCAGCGTGCTAGCCCAAGTCGAGAAATCAACTTCTGTTAAAGTGGTCATCACCGTGCTCGAGACCGTGGGCGGCCCCCTCAGCCACCTCGGCATCAGCCAGGGGCTCGACGGGCTAACCGACTTGCTCGGTCGAACCCTGCAAGTCGAGCTCGTTGCAGCAGAGCTCGATGAGA AAACTGGAGAGGAGAAGGCCACACTGCAATCTTTTGCACGTAAAAGTGGGGAACATGAGAATGAGATCTACTACGAGTCCAATTTCGAAATCCCAGATGATTTTGGAGAGATTGGTGCCGTTAAACTTGAGAATGAACATCGTCAAGAAATGTTCGTAAAGAACATTGCATTAGATGGATTCCCCTCAGGAATTATCAATATCCACTGTGATTCTTGGATTCATTCCCAATTCGAGAGTCCCGAGAAAAGAGTCTTTTTTTCTAACACG TCATACTTGCCATCCGAAACTCCGAGTGGGCTAAGAAGATTGAGGGAGAAAGATCTCGTGGCTCAACgaggagatggagaaggagagCGCAAGAACTCTGACAGGATCTACGATTACGACGTCTACAACGACCTTGGCGACCCAGACGCTGACCCTGAGTTGGCCCGCCCTGTTCTGGGCGGGCCCGAACATCCCTATCCTCGCCGCTGCAGAACTGGCCGCCCAAGAACTAAAGCAG ATCCATTATCGGAGACTAGGGCGGACGACCCGTATGTTCCACGAGACGAAGCATTTTCGCAAGTAAAGCAAGCAACATTCCAAGCAAAGACGGTCTACTCAGTTGTTCACGCGCTGATACCATCACTCAGGACATATGCCACTGACCCTGATCAAGGATTTCCGTTTTTTTCAGCCATAGACAGTTTGTTTAACGAAGGGGTCCATCTCCCTGATATTCCGACCACCGGATTCCTGGGAAATATCATACCTAGGCTTGTCAGATCAATCTCTGAAGCTGGCAATAGCGTCTTGCGCTTTGAGACTCCTGAGTTTGTTGACC GAGACAGGCTTGCTTGGTTTAGGGATGCAGAATTCGCTCGACAAACTCTAGCAGGAATCAATCCATGTGCCATACAGTTGGTCACAGAATGGCCATTGAAGAGTAATCTTGATCCGGAAGTGTATGGACCGACGGAGTCAGAAATCTCCAAGGACATGGTGGAAAAAGAAATTCGAGGATTTTGTACACTCGAGGATGCAATCAAAGACAAGAAGCTTTTCGTCCTAGATTACCATGATTTGCTCTTGCCGTATGTGGAAAGAGTGAGAGAGCTCAAGGGGACTACCCTTTATGGGTCGAGGACGTTGTTCTTTTTGATGCCATCAGGCACGTTAAGGCCCTTAGCGATCGAGCTGACCCGACCAAAGATAGGCGACAAGCCCCATTGGAATAGAGTATTCCTTCCAAGTTGGGAGCCTACAGGCATCTGGTTGTGGAGACTGGCTAAATCCCACGTCCTCGCTCACGACTCTGGTTATCATCAGTTGATCAGTCATTG GCTAAGAACTCATTGTTGCGTCGAACCATACATCATTGCAACACACAGGCAACTAAGCGCGATGCACCCGATTTATCGATTGTTGCATCCCCATCTACGATACACGATGGAGATCAATGCACTGGCTCGCCAGGCACTCATAAACGCCAATGGGATCATCGAGTCTGCTTTCTCTCCTGGAAAGTACTCCATCGAGCTGAGCTCAGTTGCTTACGACCTTCTCTGGCAATTTGACTTACAAGCGCTACCGGCAGATTTGATTAACCG AGGCATGGCCGTGGAGGATCCAAGCGCGCCCCACGGCGTGAAGCTGGTGATCGAGGATTACCCTTACGCGAACGACGGTTTGCTTATATGGGACGCCATCAAGGAGTGGGTTTCCGACTACGTCCCACAATACTATACCGACGCTAGCCTCATACAGTCCGACACCGAGCTACAAGCGTGGTGGACGGAGATAAAAACGGTAGGGCACGGCGACAAAAAGGACGAGCCGTGGTGGCCGGAGCTCAAAACCCCGGACGACCTAATCGGGATCCTGACGACCATCATATGGACGGCTTCCGGCCACCATGCGGCCGTGAACTTCGGGCAGTTCGACTACGGAGCATACTTCCCGAACCGGCCCACCACCGCCCGTGTACCAATGCCGGTCGAAGACCCGAGCCCGGAAGGAAAGAAGAAGTTTCTAGAAAGGCCGGAGGCGTTTCTGCTGGAGTGTTTCCCATCGCAGCTTCAGGCGACGGTGATTTTAACGATTTTGGATGTGCTTTCGAATCATTCTCCTGATGAAGAGTACATTGGGGGACAAATTGAGCCTTACTGGGAAGATAATAAAGTGATAAAAGCTGCGTTTGAGCGATTTCATGGGAAGTTGATGGAGATTGAAGGGATCATTGATGCTAGAAATGCTGATTTGAGTCTGAAGAATAGGTCCGGAGCTGGCGTGGTGCCGTATGAGCTTTTGAAGCCGTATTCTGGGCCTGGTGTTACAGGGAAGGGTGTGCCAAATAGCATCTCTATTTAG